The following proteins are encoded in a genomic region of Brachypodium distachyon strain Bd21 chromosome 1, Brachypodium_distachyon_v3.0, whole genome shotgun sequence:
- the LOC100829538 gene encoding glyceraldehyde-3-phosphate dehydrogenase B, chloroplastic, which produces MAAHAALAASRIPTGRLQHGKAASSKLQRLDLADFSGLRPGSCSVSVAATREASFSDVLGAQLVARASGENAVRAPAEAKLKVAINGFGRIGRNFLRCWHGRENSPLEVVVINDSGGVRNASHLLKYDSMLGTFKADVKIVDNETISVDGKNIQVVSNRDPLKLPWAELGIDIVIEGTGVFVDGPGAGKHIQAGAKKVIITAPAKGADIPTYVLGVNEEGYDHDVANIVSNASCTTNCLAPFVKVLDEEFGIVKGTMTTTHSYTGDQRLLDASHRDLRRARAAALNIVPTSTGAAKAVALVLPQLKGKLNGIALRVPTPNVSVVDLVINTAKTGITADDVNAAFRKAAAGPLNGILDVCDEPLVSVDFRCSDVSSTIDASLTMVMGDDMVKVVAWYDNEWGYSQRVVDLAHLVASKWPGSEVKGTGDPLEDYCKTNPETDECKVYD; this is translated from the exons ATGGCCGCCCATGCTGCTCTCGCCGCGTCCCGCATCCCCACCGGCCGGCTGCAGCACGGCAAGGCCGCCTCCTCCAAGCTGCAGAGGCTGGACTTGGCCGACTTCTCCGGGCTCAGGCCGGGGTCCTGCTCCGTGAGCGTCGCCGCCACCAGGGAGGCCTCCTTCTCCGATGTCCTCGGCGCCCAGCTCGTCGCCAGG GCGAGCGGAGAGAACGCGGTgagggcgccggcggaggcgaagCTGAAGGTGGCCATCAACGGGTTCGGACGCATCGGGCGCAACTTCCTCCGCTGCTGGCACGGCCGCGAGAACTCCCCGCTCGAGGTCGTCGTCATCAACGACAGTGGCGGCGTCAGGAAC GCGTCCCACCTGCTCAAGTACGACTCGATGCTGGGCACGTTCAAGGCGGACGTGAAGATCGTGGACAACGAGACCATCAGCGTCGACGGCAAGAACATCCAGGTCGTCTCCAACAGGGACCCGCTCAAGCTGCCATGGGCCGAGCTCGGCATCGACATTGTCATCGAG GGTACCGGAGTGTTCGTGGACGGCCCCGGCGCCGGGAAGCACATCCAGGCCGGCGCCAAGAAGGTCATCATCACCGCCCCGGCCAAGGGCGCCGACATCCCGACCTACGTCCTGGGTGTCAACGAGGAGGGCTATGACCATGACGTCGCCAACATCGTCAG CAACGCTTCCTGCACCACCAACTGCCTCGCGCCATTCGTCAAGGTCTTAGACGAGGAGTTCG GAATCGTGAAGGGAACCATGACCACAACACACTCCTACACTGGCGACCAG AGGCTGCTGGACGCGTCGCACCGCGACCTGCGGcgtgcgcgggcggcggcgctgaacATCGTGCCGACGAGCACGGGAGCCGCCAAGGCGGTGGCGCTGGTGCTGCCGCAGCTCAAGGGGAAGCTGAACGGGATCGCGCTCCGTGTGCCGACGCCCAACGTCTCCGTGGTGGACCTGGTCATCAACACGGCCAAGACGGGCATCACGGCCGACGACGTGAACGCGGCGTTCCGCAAGGCCGCGGCGGGGCCTCTCAACGGCATCCTCGACGTCTGCGACGAGCCGCTCGTCTCCGTCGACTTCCGCTGCTCCGACGTCTCCTCCACCATCGACGCCTCGCTCACCATGGTCATGGGCGACGACATGGTCAAGGTCGTCGCCTGGTACGACAACGAGTGGGGATACAG CCAGCGCGTGGTTGATCTGGCGCACCTGGTGGCGAGCAAGTGGCCGGGATCGGAGGTGAAGGGCACCGGCGACCCGCTGGAGGACTACTGCAAGACCAACCCTGAGACCGACGAGTGCAAGGTGTACGACTGA
- the LOC100829846 gene encoding exosome complex exonuclease RRP44 homolog A isoform X1: protein MLQSKSFVKKTKQGRVVKVVREHYLRDDIPCGAASCSSCDTAARRLGVDAAAILVVDTNVVLHQIDLLENPAIEDVVVLSVVLDEVKNKNLSVYNRIKTLCTNTARRFFVFTNEHHRDTYVKEMVGESPNDRNDRAIRVAARWYQSHLGESAKVMLITNDRDNKRKATEEGLNAETVESYVRSLAQPGLLDLVVVPSSGDVTMEDVEDLRPSKRKVIYSEHKPMSEITSGLRCGIFHQGKLRVNRYNPFEAYVGSESIGDEIIIRGRSNMNRAFDGDIVAVELLPQDQWNESKSFIADDDEDDNEEDVHLVPNSADDAPRNTNSTQSTVESSAASVSSRPVGRIVGIIKRNWNSYCGSLEPMPMPAGSGGVAHALFVSKDRRIPKIRIQTRQLGNLLNKRIVVAVDSWDVLSRYPSGHYVRTIGDIGDKETETEVVLIENDINTRPFSTQVLACLPPLPWSLSPDDLANPNRQDLRHVRVFSVDPPGCRDIDDALHCTPLPNGNFEVGVHIADVTNFVLPGTPLDEEASQRATSVYLVGQRIDMLPKPLTEDVCSLRADVERLAFSVIWEMTPDADIISSRYTKSVIKSCAAMSYVEAQARMDDSRLVDPLTVDLRNLNSLAKIMRNRRCERGALTLASAEVKFEIDSETHDPLDIGIYQIREANQMIEEFMLAANVSVAEKILKHYPLCSLLRRHPSPTKEMLEPLLRTASSVGLNLDVSSSKALADSLDNAKRDDPYFNKLIRILATRCMTQAVYFCSGDLSLSEYYHYGLASALYTHFTSPIRRYADVVVHRLLAAALDIAKLPPVFQDGPQLTGIADNLNYRHRNAQMASRASVELHTLIYFRTRPVDTEARIVKIKANGFIVFVPKFGIEGPIYLTAKGDKGADWVVDEVHQKVTKPGANISYAVLQSVMIHMEVVEPQPHRPKLQLTLL, encoded by the exons aTGCTGCAGAGCAAGTCCTTCGTGAAGAAGACGAAGCAAGGCCGCGTCGTCAAG GTGGTCAGGGAGCACTACCTCCGCGACGACATCCCctgcggcgccgcctcctgctcctcctgtGACACAGCCGCTCGCCGCCTCGGGGTCGACGCGGCCGCTATCCTCGTCGTGGACaccaacgtcgtgctccacCAG ATCGATTTGTTGGAGAATCCAGCGATTGAGGATGTTGTCGTGCTGTCGGTGGTGCTGGATGAGGTGAAGAATAAGAACCTCTCTGTGTACAACAGGATCAAAACACTATGCACCAACACCGCGCGGAGGTTCTTCGTGTTCACCAACGAGCACCACAG GGATACTTACGTGAAAGAGATGGTTGGGGAGAGCCCTAATGATCGTAATGATAGAG CAATTCGTGTTGCTGCTCGTTGGTACCAAAGTCATCTTGGTGAGAGTGCCAAAGTGATGTTGATTACAAACGATAGAGATAACAAACGGAAAGCTACCGAAGAAGGTCTCAATGCAGAGACAG TCGAGTCATATGTACGATCGCTTGCGCAGCCTGGTTTGCTCGATTTGGTCGTTGTCCCAAGCAGTGGAGATGTTACCATGGAAGATGTAGAAGATCTTAGACCATCCAAAAGGAAAGTAATTTACAGTGAg CATAAACCTATGTCAGAGATTACATCTGGTCTGCGTTGCGGAATTTTCCATCAAGGGAAGCTTCGAGTTAATCGTTACAATCCATTTGAAGCATATGTTGGAAGTGAGAGCATTGGTGATGAGATTATTATTCGTGGTCGTTCAAATATGAACAGGGCATTTGATGGAGATATAGTTGCTGTTGAGCTCTTGCCACAAGATCAATGGAATGAGTCAAAGTCCTTCATTGCAGATGATGATG AAGATGATAATGAAGAGGATGTCCATTTGGTTCCAAATAGTGCTGATGATGCTCCACGGAACACCAATTCCACGCAATCAACAGTTGAATCATCAGCTGCTTCTGTCTCCAGTCGTCCAGTTGGACGGATTGTTGGTATCATCAAGCGGAACTGGAACTC GTATTGTGGGTCCTTGGAGCCAATGCCCATGCCTGCTGGTAGTGGGGGTGTTGCTCATGCTCTATTTGTGTCGAAAGATCGAAGAATTCCTAAAATTCGTATTCAAACTAGGCAGCTTGGGAATCTTCTAAATAAAAGGATTGTCGTTGCAGTTGATTCATGGGATGTCCTGTCTCGATACCCATCAGGACACTACGTCCGGACTATAGGAGATATTGGTGACAAGGAAACCGAAACAGAG GTTGTCCTAATTGAGAATGACATTAACACAAGACCTTTCTCTACGCAAGTTCTTGCTTGCTTGCCACCTTTGCCTTGGTCATTATCACCTGATGATTTGGCTAATCCTAATAGACAAGACTTGCGTCATGTGAGAGTCTTTAGTGTGGATCCACCtg GTTGTAGGGATATTGATGACGCACTACATTGTACACCACTTCCAAATGGGAATTTTGAAGTCGGAGTTC ATATTGCTGATGTCACTAATTTTGTCCTTCCTGGTACCCCCCTTGATGAGGAGGCCTCACAAAGGGCTACTTCTGTTTATCTTGTTGGGCAACGGATTGACATGCTTCCGAAGCCTCTAACTGAAG ATGTTTGTTCTCTCCGTGCTGATGTTGAGAGGTTGGCATTCTCCGTCATTTGG GAAATGACACCTGATGCTGATATCATATCCTCAAGATACACAAAGAGTGTTATCAAGTCTTGTGCTGCAATGTCTTATGTGGAAGCCCAAGCAAGAATGGATGACAG CCGTTTGGTCGATCCGCTAACTGTGGACTTGCGAAACTTAAATTCATTAGCAAAG ATAATGAGAAACCGACGTTGCGAAAGAGGGGCTCTGACTCTTGCTTCTGCAGaagtcaaatttgaaattgataGTGAAACTCATGATCCTCTTGACATAG GAATCTATCAAATTCGTGAGGCAAATCAAATGATTGAAGAGTTTATGCTGGCAGCAAATGTTTCTGTTGCAGAGAAGATTTTGAAGCACTACCCCTTGTGCTCATTGCTAAG GCGTCATCCTAGCCCAACAAAGGAGATGCTTGAGCCATTACTTCGTACTGCCTCTTCTGTTGGCCTAAATCTGGACGTGTCATCCTCAAAAGCATTAGCTGATTCACTTGATAACGCGAAG AGAGACGACCCATACTTCAACAAACTTATCAGAATTTTGGCAACTAGATGCATGACACAA GCAGTTTATTTCTGCAGTGGAGATTTGAGCTTGTCTGAGTATTACCATTACGGTCTCGCGTCTGCTCTTTACACTCATTTCACTTCTCCTATTCGCAGATATGCAG ATGTTGTTGTCCATAGGTTGCTAGCTGCTGCTTTAGATATTGCAAAACTTCCACCGGTCTTTCAGGATGGTCCACAACTCACAGGCATCGCTGACA ACTTGAACTATAGGCACCGAAACGCCCAGATGGCAAGCAGAGCATCGGTTGAGCTCCACACCCTCATATATTTCAGGACAAG GCCGGTCGACACTGAAGCTAGAATAGTAAAGATCAAGGCAAATGGTTTCATAGTCTTCGTCCCAAA GTTTGGCATAGAAGGGCCCATCTACCTTACAGCGAAGGGAGACAAAGGGGCTGATTGGGTAGTAGACGAGGTGCACCAGAAAGTAACCAAGCCCGGAGCAAACATAAGCTATGCTGTGTTGCAGAGTGTTATGATCCATATGGAAGTGGTCGAGCCTCAGCCTCACCGCCCAAAGCTGCAGCTCACCCTCTTATGA
- the LOC100829846 gene encoding exosome complex exonuclease RRP44 homolog A isoform X2, giving the protein MQRQPGLLDLVVVPSSGDVTMEDVEDLRPSKRKVIYSEHKPMSEITSGLRCGIFHQGKLRVNRYNPFEAYVGSESIGDEIIIRGRSNMNRAFDGDIVAVELLPQDQWNESKSFIADDDEDDNEEDVHLVPNSADDAPRNTNSTQSTVESSAASVSSRPVGRIVGIIKRNWNSYCGSLEPMPMPAGSGGVAHALFVSKDRRIPKIRIQTRQLGNLLNKRIVVAVDSWDVLSRYPSGHYVRTIGDIGDKETETEVVLIENDINTRPFSTQVLACLPPLPWSLSPDDLANPNRQDLRHVRVFSVDPPGCRDIDDALHCTPLPNGNFEVGVHIADVTNFVLPGTPLDEEASQRATSVYLVGQRIDMLPKPLTEDVCSLRADVERLAFSVIWEMTPDADIISSRYTKSVIKSCAAMSYVEAQARMDDSRLVDPLTVDLRNLNSLAKIMRNRRCERGALTLASAEVKFEIDSETHDPLDIGIYQIREANQMIEEFMLAANVSVAEKILKHYPLCSLLRRHPSPTKEMLEPLLRTASSVGLNLDVSSSKALADSLDNAKRDDPYFNKLIRILATRCMTQAVYFCSGDLSLSEYYHYGLASALYTHFTSPIRRYADVVVHRLLAAALDIAKLPPVFQDGPQLTGIADNLNYRHRNAQMASRASVELHTLIYFRTRPVDTEARIVKIKANGFIVFVPKFGIEGPIYLTAKGDKGADWVVDEVHQKVTKPGANISYAVLQSVMIHMEVVEPQPHRPKLQLTLL; this is encoded by the exons ATGCAGAGACAG CCTGGTTTGCTCGATTTGGTCGTTGTCCCAAGCAGTGGAGATGTTACCATGGAAGATGTAGAAGATCTTAGACCATCCAAAAGGAAAGTAATTTACAGTGAg CATAAACCTATGTCAGAGATTACATCTGGTCTGCGTTGCGGAATTTTCCATCAAGGGAAGCTTCGAGTTAATCGTTACAATCCATTTGAAGCATATGTTGGAAGTGAGAGCATTGGTGATGAGATTATTATTCGTGGTCGTTCAAATATGAACAGGGCATTTGATGGAGATATAGTTGCTGTTGAGCTCTTGCCACAAGATCAATGGAATGAGTCAAAGTCCTTCATTGCAGATGATGATG AAGATGATAATGAAGAGGATGTCCATTTGGTTCCAAATAGTGCTGATGATGCTCCACGGAACACCAATTCCACGCAATCAACAGTTGAATCATCAGCTGCTTCTGTCTCCAGTCGTCCAGTTGGACGGATTGTTGGTATCATCAAGCGGAACTGGAACTC GTATTGTGGGTCCTTGGAGCCAATGCCCATGCCTGCTGGTAGTGGGGGTGTTGCTCATGCTCTATTTGTGTCGAAAGATCGAAGAATTCCTAAAATTCGTATTCAAACTAGGCAGCTTGGGAATCTTCTAAATAAAAGGATTGTCGTTGCAGTTGATTCATGGGATGTCCTGTCTCGATACCCATCAGGACACTACGTCCGGACTATAGGAGATATTGGTGACAAGGAAACCGAAACAGAG GTTGTCCTAATTGAGAATGACATTAACACAAGACCTTTCTCTACGCAAGTTCTTGCTTGCTTGCCACCTTTGCCTTGGTCATTATCACCTGATGATTTGGCTAATCCTAATAGACAAGACTTGCGTCATGTGAGAGTCTTTAGTGTGGATCCACCtg GTTGTAGGGATATTGATGACGCACTACATTGTACACCACTTCCAAATGGGAATTTTGAAGTCGGAGTTC ATATTGCTGATGTCACTAATTTTGTCCTTCCTGGTACCCCCCTTGATGAGGAGGCCTCACAAAGGGCTACTTCTGTTTATCTTGTTGGGCAACGGATTGACATGCTTCCGAAGCCTCTAACTGAAG ATGTTTGTTCTCTCCGTGCTGATGTTGAGAGGTTGGCATTCTCCGTCATTTGG GAAATGACACCTGATGCTGATATCATATCCTCAAGATACACAAAGAGTGTTATCAAGTCTTGTGCTGCAATGTCTTATGTGGAAGCCCAAGCAAGAATGGATGACAG CCGTTTGGTCGATCCGCTAACTGTGGACTTGCGAAACTTAAATTCATTAGCAAAG ATAATGAGAAACCGACGTTGCGAAAGAGGGGCTCTGACTCTTGCTTCTGCAGaagtcaaatttgaaattgataGTGAAACTCATGATCCTCTTGACATAG GAATCTATCAAATTCGTGAGGCAAATCAAATGATTGAAGAGTTTATGCTGGCAGCAAATGTTTCTGTTGCAGAGAAGATTTTGAAGCACTACCCCTTGTGCTCATTGCTAAG GCGTCATCCTAGCCCAACAAAGGAGATGCTTGAGCCATTACTTCGTACTGCCTCTTCTGTTGGCCTAAATCTGGACGTGTCATCCTCAAAAGCATTAGCTGATTCACTTGATAACGCGAAG AGAGACGACCCATACTTCAACAAACTTATCAGAATTTTGGCAACTAGATGCATGACACAA GCAGTTTATTTCTGCAGTGGAGATTTGAGCTTGTCTGAGTATTACCATTACGGTCTCGCGTCTGCTCTTTACACTCATTTCACTTCTCCTATTCGCAGATATGCAG ATGTTGTTGTCCATAGGTTGCTAGCTGCTGCTTTAGATATTGCAAAACTTCCACCGGTCTTTCAGGATGGTCCACAACTCACAGGCATCGCTGACA ACTTGAACTATAGGCACCGAAACGCCCAGATGGCAAGCAGAGCATCGGTTGAGCTCCACACCCTCATATATTTCAGGACAAG GCCGGTCGACACTGAAGCTAGAATAGTAAAGATCAAGGCAAATGGTTTCATAGTCTTCGTCCCAAA GTTTGGCATAGAAGGGCCCATCTACCTTACAGCGAAGGGAGACAAAGGGGCTGATTGGGTAGTAGACGAGGTGCACCAGAAAGTAACCAAGCCCGGAGCAAACATAAGCTATGCTGTGTTGCAGAGTGTTATGATCCATATGGAAGTGGTCGAGCCTCAGCCTCACCGCCCAAAGCTGCAGCTCACCCTCTTATGA
- the LOC100832109 gene encoding protein PIN-LIKES 7 isoform X2 has protein sequence MRFWSLLAVAWMPVLQVLLAGLLGACLASSRFNVLTSDARRHINKVVYVVFVPSLVFSSLAGTVTLKDIVSWWFMPVNMGIIFLIGAALGWLAVKVLRPGEHMQGLIVACSSAGNWGTIPLMIVPAICNEEDSPFGDASTCNSLGLSYVSLSMALGNFYIWTHSYSVMKRSAQLYKKSHNNHLPTNIRKEENSGEDANGHYRAFLPQPSGEFCEDVSSGLPSNQLASSYMYYLRRAKDLLVEMLNELWSPPSVAALIGFAIGTIDKLKSLVTEEDGPLRVVLDSAKLLGGAAIPCTVLILGGNLTKGRGRTLMKPLVVVSIIAIRFAILPACGIGVVKAAGELGFLPRSPLYHYVLLLQSTVPPAMSIGTMAQLFDVGEEECSIVFLWTHLVAAMALTLWSTVFMSLVS, from the exons ATGAGGTTCTGGTCTCTGTTGGCCGTGGCATGGATGCCTGTTCTGCAGGTCCTCCTCGCAGGCTTGCTTGGAGCCTGCCTCGCGTCCAGCCGGTTCAACGTCCTCACCTCTGACGCTCGAAGGCACATAAACAAG GTTGTTTATGTTGTGTTCGTCCCATCGCTCGTCTTCTCAAGCTTGGCAGGCACCGTCACGCTCAAGGACATCGTTTCCTG GTGGTTCATGCCAGTGAACATGGGCATCATATTCCTGATTGGGGCAGCTCTGGGTTGGCTGGCTGTGAAGGTCCTGAGGCCAGGAGAACACATGCAGGGACTTATCGTTGCTTGCAGCTCAGCAG GTAACTGGGGAACAATTCCTTTGATGATTGTTCCGGCGATCTGCAACGAGGAGGACAGCCCCTTTGGTGATGCCAGCACCTGCAACTCCCTCGGCCTCTCCTATGTCTCGTTATCGATGGCG CTCGGAAATTTCTACATATGGACTCATAGCTACAGCGTCATGAAGAGATCTGCTCAACTGTACAAGAAATCTCATAATAATCACCTTCCAACTAACataaggaaagaagaaaattcaGGAGAAGATGCAAATGGTCACTATAGGGCTTTTCTTCCCCAACCATCTGGAGAATTCTGCGAGGAT GTCAGTTCTGGCTTGCCTTCTAACCAGCTTGCAAGTAGCTACATGTACTACTTAAGAAGAGCAAAGGATTTGTTAGTAGAGATGCTGAATGAACTATGGTCACCTCCCAGTGTTGCTGCG CTCATAGGGTTTGCTATCGGCACAATCGACAAGCTGAAATCACTTGTTACGGAAGAAGATGGCCCTCTTCGAGTAGTCCTAGATTCGGCAAAGTTACTAGG AGGTGCTGCAATACCGTGCACTGTCCTCATACTCGGTGGGAACCTTACAAAAG GCAGGGGCAGGACGTTGATGAAGCCTCTGGTAGTCGTGTCGATCATCGCGATACGCTTCGCCATCCTCCCCGCCTGCGGGATCGGCGTGGTCaaggcggccggcgagcttgGGTTCCTGCCGAGATCCCCCCTGTACCACTACGTGCTCCTGTTGCAGTCCACGGTTCCCCCAGCCATGAGCATCG GGACAATGGCTCAGCTGTTCGATGTTGGGGAAGAGGAGTGCTCGATCGTCTTCCTGTGGACGCACCTGGTTGCCGCCATGGCGCTCACGCTCTGGTCCACTGTGTTCATGTCACTCGTGTCATGA
- the LOC100832109 gene encoding protein PIN-LIKES 7 isoform X1, whose product MRFWSLLAVAWMPVLQVLLAGLLGACLASSRFNVLTSDARRHINKVVYVVFVPSLVFSSLAGTVTLKDIVSWWFMPVNMGIIFLIGAALGWLAVKVLRPGEHMQGLIVACSSAGNWGTIPLMIVPAICNEEDSPFGDASTCNSLGLSYVSLSMALGNFYIWTHSYSVMKRSAQLYKKSHNNHLPTNIRKEENSGEDANGHYRAFLPQPSGEFCEDVRSSIVSSGLPSNQLASSYMYYLRRAKDLLVEMLNELWSPPSVAALIGFAIGTIDKLKSLVTEEDGPLRVVLDSAKLLGGAAIPCTVLILGGNLTKGRGRTLMKPLVVVSIIAIRFAILPACGIGVVKAAGELGFLPRSPLYHYVLLLQSTVPPAMSIGTMAQLFDVGEEECSIVFLWTHLVAAMALTLWSTVFMSLVS is encoded by the exons ATGAGGTTCTGGTCTCTGTTGGCCGTGGCATGGATGCCTGTTCTGCAGGTCCTCCTCGCAGGCTTGCTTGGAGCCTGCCTCGCGTCCAGCCGGTTCAACGTCCTCACCTCTGACGCTCGAAGGCACATAAACAAG GTTGTTTATGTTGTGTTCGTCCCATCGCTCGTCTTCTCAAGCTTGGCAGGCACCGTCACGCTCAAGGACATCGTTTCCTG GTGGTTCATGCCAGTGAACATGGGCATCATATTCCTGATTGGGGCAGCTCTGGGTTGGCTGGCTGTGAAGGTCCTGAGGCCAGGAGAACACATGCAGGGACTTATCGTTGCTTGCAGCTCAGCAG GTAACTGGGGAACAATTCCTTTGATGATTGTTCCGGCGATCTGCAACGAGGAGGACAGCCCCTTTGGTGATGCCAGCACCTGCAACTCCCTCGGCCTCTCCTATGTCTCGTTATCGATGGCG CTCGGAAATTTCTACATATGGACTCATAGCTACAGCGTCATGAAGAGATCTGCTCAACTGTACAAGAAATCTCATAATAATCACCTTCCAACTAACataaggaaagaagaaaattcaGGAGAAGATGCAAATGGTCACTATAGGGCTTTTCTTCCCCAACCATCTGGAGAATTCTGCGAGGATGTTAGGAGTTCCATT GTCAGTTCTGGCTTGCCTTCTAACCAGCTTGCAAGTAGCTACATGTACTACTTAAGAAGAGCAAAGGATTTGTTAGTAGAGATGCTGAATGAACTATGGTCACCTCCCAGTGTTGCTGCG CTCATAGGGTTTGCTATCGGCACAATCGACAAGCTGAAATCACTTGTTACGGAAGAAGATGGCCCTCTTCGAGTAGTCCTAGATTCGGCAAAGTTACTAGG AGGTGCTGCAATACCGTGCACTGTCCTCATACTCGGTGGGAACCTTACAAAAG GCAGGGGCAGGACGTTGATGAAGCCTCTGGTAGTCGTGTCGATCATCGCGATACGCTTCGCCATCCTCCCCGCCTGCGGGATCGGCGTGGTCaaggcggccggcgagcttgGGTTCCTGCCGAGATCCCCCCTGTACCACTACGTGCTCCTGTTGCAGTCCACGGTTCCCCCAGCCATGAGCATCG GGACAATGGCTCAGCTGTTCGATGTTGGGGAAGAGGAGTGCTCGATCGTCTTCCTGTGGACGCACCTGGTTGCCGCCATGGCGCTCACGCTCTGGTCCACTGTGTTCATGTCACTCGTGTCATGA
- the LOC100832109 gene encoding protein PIN-LIKES 7 isoform X3, producing the protein MLCSSHRSSSQAWQAPSRSRTSFPVNMGIIFLIGAALGWLAVKVLRPGEHMQGLIVACSSAGNWGTIPLMIVPAICNEEDSPFGDASTCNSLGLSYVSLSMALGNFYIWTHSYSVMKRSAQLYKKSHNNHLPTNIRKEENSGEDANGHYRAFLPQPSGEFCEDVRSSIVSSGLPSNQLASSYMYYLRRAKDLLVEMLNELWSPPSVAALIGFAIGTIDKLKSLVTEEDGPLRVVLDSAKLLGGAAIPCTVLILGGNLTKGRGRTLMKPLVVVSIIAIRFAILPACGIGVVKAAGELGFLPRSPLYHYVLLLQSTVPPAMSIGTMAQLFDVGEEECSIVFLWTHLVAAMALTLWSTVFMSLVS; encoded by the exons ATGTTGTGTTCGTCCCATCGCTCGTCTTCTCAAGCTTGGCAGGCACCGTCACGCTCAAGGACATCGTTTCCTG TGAACATGGGCATCATATTCCTGATTGGGGCAGCTCTGGGTTGGCTGGCTGTGAAGGTCCTGAGGCCAGGAGAACACATGCAGGGACTTATCGTTGCTTGCAGCTCAGCAG GTAACTGGGGAACAATTCCTTTGATGATTGTTCCGGCGATCTGCAACGAGGAGGACAGCCCCTTTGGTGATGCCAGCACCTGCAACTCCCTCGGCCTCTCCTATGTCTCGTTATCGATGGCG CTCGGAAATTTCTACATATGGACTCATAGCTACAGCGTCATGAAGAGATCTGCTCAACTGTACAAGAAATCTCATAATAATCACCTTCCAACTAACataaggaaagaagaaaattcaGGAGAAGATGCAAATGGTCACTATAGGGCTTTTCTTCCCCAACCATCTGGAGAATTCTGCGAGGATGTTAGGAGTTCCATT GTCAGTTCTGGCTTGCCTTCTAACCAGCTTGCAAGTAGCTACATGTACTACTTAAGAAGAGCAAAGGATTTGTTAGTAGAGATGCTGAATGAACTATGGTCACCTCCCAGTGTTGCTGCG CTCATAGGGTTTGCTATCGGCACAATCGACAAGCTGAAATCACTTGTTACGGAAGAAGATGGCCCTCTTCGAGTAGTCCTAGATTCGGCAAAGTTACTAGG AGGTGCTGCAATACCGTGCACTGTCCTCATACTCGGTGGGAACCTTACAAAAG GCAGGGGCAGGACGTTGATGAAGCCTCTGGTAGTCGTGTCGATCATCGCGATACGCTTCGCCATCCTCCCCGCCTGCGGGATCGGCGTGGTCaaggcggccggcgagcttgGGTTCCTGCCGAGATCCCCCCTGTACCACTACGTGCTCCTGTTGCAGTCCACGGTTCCCCCAGCCATGAGCATCG GGACAATGGCTCAGCTGTTCGATGTTGGGGAAGAGGAGTGCTCGATCGTCTTCCTGTGGACGCACCTGGTTGCCGCCATGGCGCTCACGCTCTGGTCCACTGTGTTCATGTCACTCGTGTCATGA